In Corylus avellana chromosome ca2, CavTom2PMs-1.0, the following proteins share a genomic window:
- the LOC132171357 gene encoding uncharacterized protein LOC132171357, whose product MVRASIGLLKDAGNGVSKTLSEILVCPLSKLPLRYCEETNSLISEAIGVSFPIKDGIPCLVPKDGKIIEADDMPKTDDAADSSSKHD is encoded by the exons ATGGTGAGGGCAAGCATAGGGCTTCTCAAAGATGCAGGGAATGGGGTCTCCAAGACTCTCTCGGAGATACTGGTCTGCCCACTCTCCAAGCTACCCTTGAG ATATTGTGAGGAAACGAATTCTCTAATCAGTGAAGCCATTGGCGTTTCTTTTCCT ATAAAGGATGGGATTCCTTGCTTGGTCCCAAAGGATGGCAAGATAATTGAAGCTGATGACATGCCGAAAACCGATGATGCGGCTGATTCGTCTTCGAAACATGATTAA
- the LOC132168592 gene encoding SKP1-like protein 1B has translation MSSSKKITLKSSDGEAFEVDEAVALESQTIKHMIEDDCADNGIPLPNVTSKILAKVIEYCKKHVEAANPEERTSDEDLKAWDAEFVKVDQATLFDLILAANYLNIKSLLDLTCQTVADMIKGKTPEEIRKTFNIKNDFTPEEEEEVRRENQWAFE, from the exons ATGTCGTCGTCGAAGAAGATCACCCTGAAGAGCTCCGACGGCGAGGCCTTCGAGGTCGACGAGGCCGTGGCGCTCGAGTCTCAGACAATCAAGCACATGATTGAGGACGATTGCGCTGACAACGGAATCCCTCTCCCGAACGTGACGAGCAAGATCTTGGCCAAGGTCATCGAATACTGCAAGAAGCACGTTGAGGCGGCGAACCCCGAGGAACGCACATCAGACGAAGATCTCAAGGCCTGGGATGCGGAGTTTGTCAAGGTTGACCAGGCAACTCTATTCGATCTCATTCTG GCTGCGAACTATTTGAACATCAAGAGCCTTCTGGATCTGACATGCCAGACTGTAGCAGACATGATCAAGGGGAAGACGCCGGAGGAGATCCGCAAGACCTTTAACATCAAGAATGACTTCACCcctgaagaagaggaagaggttcGTCGGGAGAACCAGTGGGCATTTGAATGA
- the LOC132168590 gene encoding SKP1-like protein 1A, producing MSSSSKKITLKSSDGEAFEVDEAVALESPTIKDDCAENVIPLPDVTSKILAKVIEYCKKHVKAQATNPDNRTSDDDLKAWDAELVQLDTDTLFCLIQSLVDLIRQTVADMTMIKEMTPAAECEVLSCIVCLGLLYEA from the exons ATGTCGTCGTCGTCGAAGAAGATCACCCTGAAGAGCTCGGACGGCGAAGCCTTCGAGGTCGACGAGGCGGTGGCGCTCGAGTCGCCGACGATCAAGGACGATTGCGCCGAAAACGTAATCCCCCTCCCGGACGTGACAAGCAAGATCTTGGCCAAGGTCATCGAGTACTGCAAGAAGCACGTCAAGGCTCAGGCGACGAACCCCGACAACCGCACCTCCGATGACGATCTCAAGGCCTGGGACGCCGAGCTCGTCCAGCTTGACACGGACACTCTATTCTGTCTCATTCAG AGCCTTGTGGATCTGATACGCCAAACTGTAGCAGACATGACCATGATCAAGGAGATGACACCGGCGGCAGAATGTGAAGTTTTAAGTTGCATAGTTTGTTTGGGTTTATTATATGAGGCGTAG
- the LOC132168588 gene encoding pentatricopeptide repeat-containing protein At3g51320 has protein sequence MARVSMRELIRFRNSVLVQPTSKTNLSSSPFSSSCAPAERTATSVCQRRFVLETCKNARQLFQIQAHLITFGLFHNPFWAGRVLQYSSNFSDIDYTVLIFRYTAWPDRLCINTVIKAYSNSHVPFQAVVFYFEWLRNGFLPNSYTFVPLVGSCAKMGCVKSGQKCHGQAVKNGVDCVLPVQNSLIHMYGCCGEVDLASKVFVKMSKRDLVSWNSIIDGYARLGNLGLAHNLFDVMPERNVVSWNIMINGYLKGGNPGCGLKLFREMVKLGLRSSDTTVVSMLTACGRSARLKEGRSVHGFLIRMFLRSNIVIDTALIDMYSRCKRVDKACRVFERMANRNLVCWNAMILGHCLHGNPEDGLTLFGEMLGTTKSKHGETNLGKSLRPDEGQERIIPDEITFVGVLCACARSGFLTEGRNYFTQMINVFCLKPNFAHYWCMANLYAAVGFIQQAEEILRNMPEDDDYKTSQSMFWANLLGSCRFLGDVSLGEQIAKSLIDMEPQKPSYYQLLLNVYAVGGRWEDVARVKEMMKDRKVGRIPGCNLIDLKEIVHKLKVGDNLREGMEEISTLMGELAQKLSFSSNPSKQPSPNNTETRI, from the coding sequence ATGGCAAGAGTTTCCATGCGAGAACTTATTCGATTCAGAAACTCCGTTCTCGTACAACCCACTTCCAAAACCAACCTCTCCTCGTCCCCATTTTCCTCTTCTTGTGCTCCCGCAGAAAGAACTGCAACCTCGGTTTGTCAGCGAAGATTTGTACTTGAAACATGTAAGAATGCGAGGCAGTTGTTCCAGATCCAAGCCCATTTGATAACTTTTGGTCTCTTCCACAACCCCTTTTGGGCAGGAAGAGTTCTGCAGTACTCTTCAAATTTCAGCGATATAGATTACACTGTTTTGATATTCCGATACACAGCATGGCCAGATAGGTTATGTATTAATACTGTCATCAAGGCCTACTCTAATAGTCATGTTCCGTTCCAGGCTGTGGTGTTCTATTTTGAATGGCTGAGAAATGGGTTTTTGCCTAATAGCTATACTTTTGTACCGCTTGTTGGGTCTTGTGCGAAGATGGGTTGTGTCAAATCTGGGCAGAAGTGCCACGGGCAAGCTGTTAAGAATGGAGTTGATTGTGTGTTGCCAGTGCAGAACTCTTTGATCCATATGTACGGGTGTTGTGGGGAAGTTGACCTTGCTAGTAAGGTATTTGTCAAAATGTCTAAGCGGGATTTGGTTTCATGGAATTCAATCATCGATGGTTATGCTAGACTTGGTAATTTGGGTCTCGCTCATAATTTGTTTGACGTAATGCCTGAAAGAAATGTGGTTTCTTGGAATATTATGATCAATGGGTATTTGAAAGGCGGGAATCCTGGGTGTGGGTTGAAGTTATTCAGGGAAATGGTTAAATTGGGATTGAGAAGTAGTGATACGACTGTGGTTAGCATGCTCACCGCATGTGGTCGGTCAGCTAGATTGAAGGAAGGAAGGTCAGTTCATGGTTTTCTTATTAGGATGTTCTTGAGATCAAATATAGTCATTGATACCGCTCTGATAGATATGTATAGCAGGTGCAAGAGGGTGGACAAAGCATGCAGAGTGTTTGAAAGAATGGCAAATAGGAATTTAGTTTGCTGGAATGCAATGATCTTGGGGCATTGCCTTCATGGGAATCCAGAAGACGGGCTTACCCTATTTGGTGAAATGTTGGGTACGACAAAGTCAAAACATGGAGAAACCAACCTTGGTAAGAGTTTGAGGCCAGATGAGGGGCAAGAAAGAATCATCCCAGATGAAATAACCTTCGTTGGTGTTCTATGTGCCTGTGCTCGCTCTGGATTTTTAACAGAGGGCAGAAATTACTTCACCCAAATGATAAATGTATTTTGTCTAAAGCCCAATTTTGCACATTATTGGTGCATGGCTAATCTCTATGCAGCTGTGGGGTTCATCCAACAGGCAGAGGAAATCTTAAGGAATATGCCAGAAGATGATGACTATAAGACATCGCAATCCATGTTTTGGGCTAATTTGCTCGGTTCATGTCGTTTCCTGGGAGACGTGTCTTTAGGAGAACAAATTGCCAAATCTCTAATTGACATGGAACCTCAAAAGCCCTCATACTATCAACTATTGTTGAATGTCTATGCTGTGGGAGGTCGATGGGAGGATGTTGCTAGGGTAAAAGAGATGATGAAGGATCGAAAGGTGGGGAGAATTCCAGGATGTAATCTTATAGATTTGAAAGAAATAGTTCACAAGTTAAAAGTGGGAGATAATTTGCGAGAAGGTATGGAGGAGATCAGCACGCTGATGGGTGAACTCGCACAAAAGTTGAGCTTTTCAAGTAACCCTTCAAAACAGCCATCTCCAAACAACACAGAAACTAGGATTTAG
- the LOC132172561 gene encoding uncharacterized protein LOC132172561, with product MVFRKLVSFVYNLIGPRAQLLRSKEAPSSSCHVIRWDGMQQEDEEGPSMAPQPQGSCSLGEFLDQVELCCVCLSRLKKGQDIRVLPCLHEFHRVCVDRWFNACRKTCPVCRFSIGGDDNCRKQEVLTDEMVIWFSSFHAAGF from the coding sequence atggttttcaGGAAGTTGGTGTCCTTCGTCTATAATCTTATTGGTCCAAGAGCGCAGCTGCTGAGATCCAAGGAAGCTCCATCATCTTCTTGCCATGTGATCAGATGGGATGGAATGCAGCAGGAGGACGAGGAAGGTCCATCCATGGCTCCACAACCACAAGGGTCCTGCAGCTTAGGTGAGTTTCTTGATCAAGTTGAACTTTGCTGTGTGTGCTTGTCCAGATTAAAGAAGGGGCAGGATATACGTGTTCTTCCTTGCCTGCATGAGTTTCACAGGGTCTGCGTCGACAGGTGGTTCAATGCATGCCGGAAAACCTGCCCAGTGTGCCGGTTTTCCATCGGAGGAGACGACAATTGTCGTAAACAGGAAGTGCTCACTGATGAGATGGTGAtctggttttcttcttttcatgcaGCTGGTTTCTAA
- the LOC132170350 gene encoding protein MID1-COMPLEMENTING ACTIVITY 1 gives MSSWDNIGELATVAQLTGLDAVKLIGMIAKAANTARMHKRNCRQFAQHLKLIGNLLEQLKISELKKYPETREPLEQLEDALRRSYILVNSCQDRSYLYLLAMGWNIVYQFRKAQNEIDRYLRLVPLITLVDNARVRERLEVIEMDQREYTLDEEDRQVQDVILKPDPSSNDAMVLKKTLSCSYPNLPFCEALHKENEKLQFELQRSQAHLDVSQCEVIQRLLDVTEAAANVLPEKSLPEKGHKKLERSYSDANSDKEHSADEGYHQKIDTRTTSRKTTRGSHQHEEWHTDLLGCCSEPCLCIKTFLFPCGTFSKIATVATDRHMSSSEACNELMAYSLVLSCCCYTCNVRRKLRKTLNITGGFIDDFLSHLMCCCCALVQEWREVEIRGVYGPDKTKTSPPTSQYMES, from the exons ATGTCCTCGTGGGACAATATTGGGGAGCTTGCAACGGTGGCCCAGCTCACGGGGCTCGATGCGGTGAAGCTGATTGGGATGATTGCGAAGGCGGCAAACACTGCGCGAATGCACAAGAGGAATTGCAGGCAATTTGCCCAGCACTTGAAGCTGATCGGGAACTTGCTGGAGCAGCTCAAGATCTCGGAGCTCAAGAAGTATCCGGAGACCCGGGAGCCTTTGGAGCAGCTTGAGGACGCGCTGAGAAGGTCCTACATTCTAGTCAATAGCTGCCAGGACCGGAGTTACCTGTATCTATTGGCAATGGGGTGGAACATTGTGTACCAATTCCGTAAGGCCCAGAATGAGATCGACAGATACTTGCGGCTTGTCCCATTGATTACTCTTGTGGACAATGCGAGAGTCAGG GAAAGACTGGAAGTTATTGAAATGGATCAACGAGAATACACATTGGATGAAGAGGACAGACAGGTGCAGGATGTGATCCTGAAACCAGACCCCTCAAGTAATGATGCTATGGTGTTGAAGAAAACTCTTTCTTGTTCCTACCCGAACTTGCCTTTTTGTGAAGCACTgcacaaggaaaatgaaaagcttCAATTTGAACTACAACGTTCACAAGCTCACTTGGACGTGAGTCAATGTGAAGTAATTCAACGTTTGTTAGATGTAACCGAAGCTGCTGCAAATGTCCTTCCAGAGAAAAGTTTGCCCGAAAAAGGTCACAAAAAATTGGAACGGAGTTATTCAGATGCCAACAGTGACAAAGAGCATTCAGCTGATGAAGGCTATCATCAGAAGATTGACACTCGTACAACTTCAAG AAAAACGACTAGAGGTTCACACCAGCATGAAGAATGGCATACTGATCTACTCGGTTGTTGTTCAGAACCTTGTCTGT GTATAAAaacctttttatttccttgtggGACATTTTCAAAGATTGCAACTGTAGCAACTGACAGGCATATGT CTTCATCAGAGGCATGTAACGAATTGATGGCATATTCATTGGTGTTGTCATGCTGTTGCTATACTTGTAATGTCAGAAGAAAGCTTCGCAAGACGTTGAACATCACG GGAGGGTTTATTGATGATTTCCTCTCACATTTGATGTGTTGCTGCTGTGCCCTTGTCCAAGAATGGCGAGAAGTGGAGATCCGTGGGGTTTATG GTCCTGATAAGACAAAAACAAGCCCCCCAACGTCACAGTACATGGAATCCTAA
- the LOC132172148 gene encoding protein FD — MVPSAAAEEGSSSLNKTARCLNHRGSPSSSKSISSTSSSSSASPFSTSCLGHRTSRTTKTMEEVWKDINLASLQDQETASNNNVILQDFLARPFSKDPPPARIVSTTAAAAVYCPPPGSLAPPPATVLSLNSGCEFHFLDQSDPLRPNSHLQSNVTSFSSPFEALASSTGLASFGKKRVPESDGSSGDRRHKRMIKNRESAARSRARKQECAYTNELELEVAHLMEENARLRKQQEQLRLAAAAQLPKKNSLHRTSTAPF; from the exons ATGGTGCCATCAGCAGCGGCTGAAGAAGGCAGCAGCAGCTTAAACAAAACGGCCAGGTGCCTCAACCACAGAGGCTCACCATCTTCCTCCAAGTCAATCTCATCCACGTCATCATCCTCGTCAGCCTCCCCATTCTCAACCTCCTGCCTCGGCCACCGCACCTCAAGAACCACCAAAACCATGGAAGAGGTCTGGAAGGACATCAATCTTGCCTCCCTCCAAGACCAAGAAACCGCCTCCAACAACAACGTCATCCTTCAAGACTTTCTTGCTCGACCCTTCTCCAAAGACCCACCACCGGCCCGCATAGTTTCCACCACAGCCGCCGCAGCCGTCTACTGCCCGCCACCTGGCTCTTTGGCGCCGCCCCCAGCCACCGTCTTAAGCTTGAATTCCGGCTGCGAGTTCCATTTTCTTGATCAGTCTGACCCACTTCGGCCTAACTCGCATTTACAATCTAATGTCACTTCCTTCAGTAGCCCGTTTGAGGCTCTGGCTTCCTCCACCGGCTTGGCATCTTTTGGGAAGAAAAGGGTTCCAGAATCCGACGGTAGTTCCGGCGATCGGCGACATAAGCGTATGATCAAGAACAGAGAGTCCGCTGCACGATCGAGAGCTAGAAAGCAGGAATGT GCATATACAAACGAATTGGAACTTGAAGTTGCTCACTTGATGGAAGAGAATGCAAGACTTCGAAAACAGCAAGAACAG CTAAGATTGGCCGCAGCTGCTCAACTTCCCAAAAAGAACTCGCTCCACAGAACCTCAACGGCTCCATTTTGA